The DNA segment tagatcatgtgagcataggctgaaactgaaatgccaataactctcataagaaaacatggacaaaggttagatctaacgggtacggccgagccccactcatggtccttatgtgaccacttagagtgctttagtgtcccagtcgaggtaattcgacaacggtcaaggggatttgacacaATCAAGGTGATTTGATATAGTCAAGGgaatttgacacagtcaaggtgaatTTGACATAGTCTAGGGgaattcgacacagtcgaggggattcgacaaaGACAAAAGTCTACTCATAATGAGTACACCCTATATCTTCACAtacattaatgtccttgcaaaacattaattgatctgttcatagacgcttttcatacctgttttcaaaggagtctctcaaatgtttacaagctTATCAGTACTCGTACGAAACGCATaaactcactcaacttttgttgatgttttcaaaattacatgtatttcaggaaacaagttggATCTTGGGCGCTGGTGTCGTTACTGGAtgtaaatttcaagtttagatgtcatccacttttgttggtttgtaacttaattAAAGGTTgtgttgtttaaaacttaaatgactcgtgtttgtaatgttttgaactttatgaatggatgaacatcatttggatcatatagttgtttattataattgaatgcaatgagAACCAATCAAATCACAcgcatacgcttccgcaaaagtcagggtgtgacagtttggtatcagagcttcgattgcagtgaactaggattccttctcgagtctagactacaatcactaggactctctcacgaaaacatttttacaaaaaggGTTTTTCACTGCATTTACAAAAGCGCCGAGATCCATGAGTCAAACatttttcaaagaaaagacaaggcaaggacattagtagggaggAGAATACCCCAAATTAAAGTGCCAATGGAGGTATAGTCTACGTGAGATAGACTTGCCAaagacaaaatgacccccccccccccgaaaggACAAACGAGAGTTATATGTGACATGATGCACTTATTTGCCTGTTTATACTAAGTAACATATTTATTCATTAATATATATGCATATAAGTGTACGAAATAATTATTGACGTGAACGAGATACCTTCGACTTCGAATTCCATTATTGTTCTTAACTCGCACAATAAGACTGTCGATCTCGCGTTTATTGCAAGGCTCATGGCAGAAGTGATTACCAAACGAGATCCTGAGCTTGTTTCCGTAGAAGATGGTTATTCTTCCCTCTTGAATGcgaaggtgcctgactacggtGGTGAGAgcgaggcggaggaggcaacCTTGGACAACACCCTCATCAGTGGGATGAGGTCCCTGTGCCTTTTGTGAAACAAGATCGACGACACTCTTTTCCAgtcaaggaagatgaagtactcatcttgaaggtgcccctccaactactaggaattctcctTATTCCTATTATGTCTAAGCATCGTGCCTATTCGCGTGTAACGATAACGGATGATAACACGTGGACCACCAcaatggtcctttccatgtcGGAGGTATAAGGATAGTAGTGTCCCCTCTTTGGTTGATCATCTGCTTTGAACGAGGGAAAATtggggtgaccatgcaagacaattttttattacgggggcccacgtaataacgacttgtagtgcatggaaatcctggtggactctacgggtcaagctaatgatcaaCATTCATCCAAAAATTTCTAAGTGTCCACACCTTCAACTAGTAGAACAATACCTAGACAGTTGCTATAGCACTCTACAGAGTAGGAAACCTGTCTTTGCCTACTTCATGTCTGACACTTCTACCCATATACGAGTCGTTTGGAAACCGATATCTAAGCAAGTAAGGATGGCTAACACTCGGGAAATATTCAGCAACTTTACACTCTCTATCACCCCTATATGTGGTAGAAACGCACAACCCCCATCTCTTGGGAAGTATACCTGTCTTTGTGAAGCTAAAGACCTAAGAAAACCAATATAGAAGGAAAATAACTACTACTTTCATATTATGGAACTTGTATGACCGAGGTGATGTAACCTCGAGTTCATTTTGTTTTCCCTGTTACAAACAATAAGTCAAGTTATCAAGCATATATGAAAGCTCAGTGGTTGTTTTCTTACTTATACATTATCGATTATTCATGCATGTGATATTAGGAGATTACATGTTTGCTTGTGGTGATATATACCTCATAAACGATTATCGAATGTTGTCTAACCTACCCCATACCTTTTGCCAGAAGAAAATGCCACCCAAACGTGTCACGGAGACCAATACGTtaccaagaacagaagccgaGCTTCAAGAACGCATCTCACAGGAAATTGCACAGCACGAGGCCAACTGCTCAGAACACAGCGGTGGCACTTctggaaataaccctccaactggtaatgttaagtcacctaagacacattacaaatCTTTTGGATATTTCCAATTGTGCTCTACCAATGCTCTCTCGTGAATTGTGTCACACGTGTTACAGGTTgtacttacaagcagttcctggactgcaagcccTTGCATTTTAATGGTACAGGAGGTGCCATtgcttttgttcgttgggctgaaAAGACTGACTCCGTTCTGAGAATGAGTAAATGTTCGCCCAAGCAGAGAGTTACCTATGTCTCAGGATTGTTCATGGACGGTGCACtctcttggtggaaccttcaagttCAAACCCTTGGTGAAACTGCTGCTTATGCGTTGAGCTGGGATGAGCTCAAGGAATTGATGCGAAAGAAATACTGTTCTAAGGccgaaatccagaagcttgagaccgagttctggaatttgaaaatggatgGGCTGAAGATTGCTGAGTACGTCCAATGCTTTCATGACTTGTCTAGGGTTGTTCCCTACTTGGTCAAGCCTGaattcaagaggattgaacgattcatttggggacttgcagcTCAAATCCTAAGCATGGTTACTGCCTCAAAGCCTCCAACCATCACAGAGGCTATCAATTTGAGTGTTACACTTACTGAAGAAGCTCTTCGTATGGGAAAGTTTTCGGGATCTGAGGAAAACAAGAAAGAAACTCATGTGGAGTCTTCGGGCAATAACAAAAGAAAGTCTTTGAACCTAAAGATAGGCACCCAAGTCAGTTATGaaagctctaaagcaaacaaaagaaggGAAGTGGACCCGCCTCGTGGCATGCGAGCTTATGGAGCCACCAATAAGGCCAGTGGTAAGGTTTACTTAGGGACTAAGCTGATATGTGATGAGTGCAAGTTTCACCATGAAGGTCGATGTCTAAGGCCTAAGTGCGATAAGTGTGGTAAAGAAGGACACAGCAAGGATGCCTGTTGGGCGAAGTATCCTAAACATGGAGGAAATGATGACAGCAACAAAGACGGAAACGATAATTGTAGAGTTCCAGGTTGCTTCAAGTGTGGGGACGTGGGTCACTTTAGGAAAGATTTCCCTAGGAAGaatgttaggaccggttttgactccgaaacgattgcgtaaccgaacgtgtgacgtgcagaatccgtacacgaacgtgaccgaacacacgagacgtaatataatcgGTGATTCTTTATAGatctgaaattgtacaagaaacgtgaatcaccttttgcctttctctctccaGTTTCTCTCTCTAGGATCCATGCTCTCCAAGTTGTAGAAAATGGCAAAAGTTCCTAATGCTAACCCTaacacttctatttataggccaaggggcttAATGAGGAATCTCACTAATTACataaatgccaccttgccttttattAAACTCTAACAATATAGAGGCTAGTTAGATCAGTTTCAGCTACGGTTagaattgacggaggcgatagacaaaaatgcactaacagactcccccttggatattgccgcagtcaatccgtagtgaaactcgtagtgacttgtctttctctctctcttgagtcttcttTAAGGTTTAACATGTTTTCATCAAATACAGACTCCCTattgcttgaacagaatcccggtggatctgtcttcagcttcagctccccctttcggtagactcttcaggctccccctttcatcaagcttccgtgctttgggatcgacacctggatttccggttacaagctcttctaggaacgatacctggctccttGCACGCTTCcctttgcgttgagctcgtcttcagactcccccttagactcggctgtcgggatcgtagtctggtactaTGTCTGCAATTCTCAAACGTTCATAAGTACAAACATTTTGAAGttgtccagaaatcgtaatctggctttTTTGAACTTTCTaaatcactccccctatcaacaatctttattGATTTGGCAGTATTAGCGAACAAAATCCAAAACTGGCTCTATTACAGATTTTAACAATATGagcatccaaatccctcacagttaatcatccaagtccaaattaatgaccttggagatatcacaaactgtttttgattttattttaaaacttcaagtttcaaattaatgaacttgttttattttcagaaacacgatcagcatacttaaattttgaaactcagcttctcagacatcggttgtctaaaataaagcagaataaaaaatctttttgtatttttctgaaaatataaagcagtaaagaaatatttacagacaatatttttgtttgagtctgcgtcagaggatcatatcagtttttgacaagtcacaagtaccgttgagcttagttacacattaagaattaaacaattcacttagattgtcgatatactgatccacttaaattttcacacaaattttaactgattcaggatacgaattagatgttttaagaacttaaacttattcatgtgtcccacctcttgaatatactcccgtatccagatcccaatattcagtcttacaggtgagtataccacatatgatatctgtaaggggttagatgcgaaaccgtgagagctcaggtcagaacttccgttcagcagagagatgatggttcgactttaggtgtgtcccctttagaggatcttttgtttcaacagcaatgactatcaatcttattgtttcatcaatttgctgagggcgatgctatgtttcaagcaatgcggaaagtattattcggggactaggtcagaacttccattcagcagaagtcccggaataataccccagatatcactaagcataaatacctagtatctcagaaagagggacccttcaaacgagatttcaggggttacctatatattcaagtagtgttccccacgaaataagcaagtttgaatttatgtttatatcctgAAAAAGTTTACTacatgtacaaaaacctatcggcatatcatcagtgagactgtttaacgctatttaatcattacatttctttagcatactgtaactgtgtACTGATGtgctatcatttcctctttttacacaacaactcaatttttgaattttatcatgtttttaactttttcaaattttctaatgtttttgtattttctgaaatttttactccccctaaaattcaaaacatttaaagaaaatttgacaacctgacgttgatagctttgtctcgctaTCCATTTTCTGCTTTTTGTGCACTGATTTACAGAAAATataatgtacccccatgatttacgaCACATTGATATTTTatagtttgaaaaccgtttttcaatcttgtgaaattaatcatgtttgttcagccatgagggtttcggcgtattcaatcagaactccccctgacaacaaactattttcccattataatttcaaaacatttaagtttgttttaatcaaaatggttttcccagaaaataagttttgtttaatTCACACACGGGGTgtattcatcaccttgttctttcatcaactagtacgaaagttaaatcaagtacaacttaatgtccttgataaaacatttctcaagaaagatgccgattcctactccccaattaccaacctgtgAGTTCCGGCAAATTCAATCaacaaatttttgaaatttttgaatttttgacaaatttaaaaacaaacatatttttgattttttttaaattttgataaaatgaaaacatatttttggtttttaaatttttcaatttttagggtttttgaaatatggtttatttatgtacagacaacaaacaaactccctgtttcaaccaacacagggttcACCAGCCTCCTCCTCACGTGCCAGGCTGCTTCGATTCTCCTTTGGTTGACATTCAGTTTTCTTCAGAAGCACCTGCACATTTAACTATTCagttacttgaacaatttagcccaggtctgtttgacctttggcatttcaacacaatatgcttCATTCAACTTTGGAAAATCTTTTTCATTTTGTACAAagactttttcaattttaacttcaactttttcatcatttaccgaagtcatttgtttcttaacagaccgtgtttgaccttttggagtccctcgtttgtaaaaatgtgactctttttaacattttgattttgaacaacaacttttggtttccaaaactggtttggttttgttgcatcaacagttgttttccaactttatgttgttctaaatctgggtGTCACAGGTTTCCATGTTTGTTGTAAGTCAGCCTTTGACTTTTTGggcttccaagtttgctttgagtcaaacttggttgacttttgattcacaacatcagacttctttttcgtttcaacaccaacaggtttcagatttggacacttgcgtgcaagatgtccagtttgatcacatttaaaacatgttctctttgagacatctttgaactgttgttgttgctttttctgagcatgaaactcttcattagactgttgtctaaattggagttctttctcttcttctgaacttgttccgtgaacaaagttcatttttgcctgaaaattcggagtttcatttttattccatttttgtttccttttataacccaacccagccttcatgtttttcttcttgaaaccaggtttgttataaaaagttttgtgaccttttccagcaaactttgaaatttcagacttttcaatttcaaccatcttgaaaactttatcaaccttttctgaaatcacattctgaatcgggaaaacaacatctaagaataattcgttcgatccaatcatggtataaaccaatccttttgaatcttcattcaaatttttctcgaattttgtgtttttcagatatccatcatgaaaattaccttcattttcatcctatGATTCAGAATTACCtatatcaaccgactcttctttcaagaCGCTTTCAatgactttacctaccacctctgaatcatgagaatcatcagatttggaataggttacgtcaatgttgtctggcaattgatctaccaggttgaaagctttttcgaccttttcttcatcataaaatgcaaacttttccggtggtggaacttgatgaaactctgagccaatgcctttcttgttttgctcagactcaccatctcccggttttatattgaaaattcgttcaagcacatatgacgacacgtgataactttttaacttgttgttatcctgttctaaaccagcaatctgtcgctttagcttagcaacatcctcaatatatgaattaacaacaccttgttttatttcatacattcatttaagctctttagttgtttcagaaagataattcattcttgattgagcaaaTTTCATTTcctctttcactttttcatatgactcttttgtaatgtgatatgccaatttcattgagtcatatactttcttcagttcttgacaaacattttctttttgatcacattcttctgtctttttcaaaactttttctttcaacatctcattttctttttctaactttttacatttttctgaaagtttttcatcattttcttttaaaactttttcattttctagcatttctttgcatttttctttgaaaatgttttcgatttttgtgaattcaagatctcttgttctgaacttctcatctttttcagtacaagctttgcacatttccatgcatttcttgcactgatcAACAGTTTCAGATAAGATgttagaatcagaatttacctcagtgattggcacctcggtgtTTTCAGCGGCTTCTATCTGCTTCATCTCAGCATCATCTTGCTTTTCTTCAACACTAACTTCATCACCAACATTACCAGCTTCCAAATTCTCATTCTtaacttcttttttcttctttccTCACCTCTTCTCCaatctgctgttcttcagtaacagctttctcAACTTCTTCATTCACCTCAACTTTTTCTTTCACTTCTTCAACATTcacaactttgacttctttcacAGCCTCAACTTCAGCATTTTCAGCTTTAACttcttcagcaaccttcttcagattgttcaccatctcttcaacactcttcttcattctctcttcatccctttttcttagACACGATAACATGGCATATCTGATTTCTTTTTCATGCCTTTTTGCATATCTGTCATCTTTCAACACATTTCTATAGTACTCGGCTCTtaaaggaattatgagaagaacatcttcgaagattatgtctttctttggaacaactggttctccttctctgttgaaGTACCATTCCCTCTTCTCATCCCATTTCCTATTGCTGACAGCACTCTCATATTCTTCTTGCATATCATCCATTCTGTTCAAAACAATGTTTCTTTCACGATAAGTTTTCtcactcaaaatctcttctcgagttttctctttgacctcaacaacaacattttcttctttgttttcagctgtgtctttgtctttgttatcttctttaatttcagcaacaaaaacaaactttctttcctCTGTTATAGCtctgccatgagctgtttttcgaacattctccaaatgatcttcttctggacaaatagAGCTACAGTCAAAGCCCTCATCATCGTGAATTACAAAACAAGCTCTTGATTTCTCTTtgggtttatcttcaatcatCTTAGGCTCTTCTCTGATTCGGTGATAGATcgcctttcggtagtaatcatcatTGAATGGATGTTCATTTCCACCTACTGCAGAATtattgcattctctcttgaaatgacctttttgcttgcatttgaagcaggtcactttggacttgtcgaatccaagctttgttgatgcaCCACCTagagattgtttcccagtaatctccatgtatCTTTGAGCTCTACGAATACAGCTTGCCAAACACCAGCGaatgtcaatgagttccatctcttccggatcgatctggtcgtagtcttctttggttaactctgAGTTTCCAGTTTttccagctacaagaccttcatatgattccagaactgatgcaagaaaactcatttgttGTTTAGCAGCATTAATGCTCATTGCCGGAGAATTCTTCAACTTAAGAGCAATATTGCACAATATCTCCTCAGTTTCATCAGAACTTGATTTTGAAGATGAATGgtatccagaatgatgacttgttgacgttgtttgtggttctttcatcttctcaccactgaatgctgtctttggtgaaccaacgcctttctctgaaggtacactgcctttgtaatacaagccaacattctgttgatgtgaagaatcAGTCATCTCGCTTTGCTTTTGTAACTCCAGATCATGACTCTCAATCTTTTTAAACAATGCATCAAGAGAAATCGTATCAtataaagcatcatttttcaaaataaaaacaaacgtttgccac comes from the Helianthus annuus cultivar XRQ/B chromosome 4, HanXRQr2.0-SUNRISE, whole genome shotgun sequence genome and includes:
- the LOC118491519 gene encoding protein TIC 214-like, whose translation is MDDMQEEYESAVSNRKWDEKREWYFNREGEPKVAEEVKAENAEVEAVKEVKVVNVEEVKEKVEVNEEVEKAVTEEQQIGEEVRKEEKRISVEEKQDDAEMKQIEAAENTEVPITEVLLKKTECQPKENRSSLAREEEAGEPCVG